Proteins encoded within one genomic window of Granulicella pectinivorans:
- a CDS encoding NAD(P)-dependent oxidoreductase, translating into MRIALFGASGATGKLLTERCLAAGYTVTALLRTPASFSYRDRVQTVEGNAFDPKAIEATLSGADAVLSALGARSLKKEDVLERAIPLIVAAMERNGPKRIVALGSAGAEPTSLDKQAAWRRWFVQKIVYNTFLKYPVASQIAQYKALSASTLDWTMPMPPMLMNVDGRGLDKLRIDRDALPRGASRISRVDVADFMMQQLTRSDYSRSGVYISW; encoded by the coding sequence ATGCGAATCGCGCTCTTTGGAGCCTCCGGAGCAACCGGCAAACTACTCACCGAGCGCTGTCTTGCCGCCGGTTACACCGTCACCGCCCTGCTGCGGACACCCGCCTCCTTTTCCTATCGCGACCGGGTACAGACGGTGGAGGGTAACGCCTTCGACCCCAAGGCGATCGAGGCGACCCTCTCCGGAGCCGACGCCGTCCTCTCCGCTCTCGGGGCTCGCTCGTTGAAAAAGGAGGATGTCCTCGAGCGAGCCATCCCCCTCATCGTCGCCGCCATGGAGCGCAACGGACCCAAACGCATCGTAGCCCTGGGCTCCGCTGGTGCCGAGCCCACCTCGCTCGACAAACAGGCGGCATGGCGGCGCTGGTTCGTCCAGAAGATCGTCTACAACACCTTCCTCAAGTACCCCGTAGCCAGCCAGATCGCCCAGTACAAGGCCCTCTCCGCAAGCACCCTCGACTGGACCATGCCTATGCCGCCCATGCTCATGAACGTCGACGGCCGAGGCCTCGACAAGCTCCGCATCGACCGCGATGCCCTGCCGCGCGGCGCAAGCCGCATCAGCCGCGTCGACGTGGCGGACTTCATGATGCAGCAGCTCACCCGTTCCGACTACAGCCGCAGCGGCGTCTACATTTCCTGGTAG